ATAAACCAGATAGGTGTTAGTAAAAGCGCTGTTCTAGTCGCTTCGGAAATCAACATAATTACTAACAAAAACGCGAAGAAAGCAAGTACTAAATAGTTCACAAAAGGTGTCAATGGTGCTTTAAAAATCGACGCTTCGTGGAGTGCGCGGTTTTTACGTTTATAGATAATATGCGAGATTAGAATAATACTCCATACCCAAATAAAACAAATAGCACTAATCGTTGTTACGACGCTAAAGGCGTTTTCTGGCATGAGCTTGCTCAGTAATGCCCCTATTGATACAACGATGGCTGAAAGAACAAGTGCGTTACTTGGCACACTGTTTTTATTTAGCTTAGCAAAAGAAGCGGATGCTTGCTTGTGACGGCCAAGATTATAAAGCATACGACTTGTAGAAAATAAACCACTATTGCCTGCTGAAGCCGCAGATGTCAGCACAACAAAATTGATAATACCTGCTGCGATAGGTATACCTGCTAATGAAAATACTTGTACAAATGGACTGCTTGTAGCAGACATTTCATACCAAGGGTTGATGCATAAAATGACTGTTAATGCGCCTACATAAAATAGTAAAATACGCAGTGGAATTTTATTAATGGCAGATGGAATATTTTTTTTCGGATCTGCTGTTTCTGCAGCAGAAACACCGACTAGTTCAACTCCTACGAAAGCAAAAACAACCATTTGGAAGGCCATTAGGAAGCCATAAATACCGTTCGGGAACAGCCCGCCATGTGCCCAAAGATTGTTTACTGATACAGTGCCAGAAGTTGTTTGAAAGCCTGTGAATAGCATGAATAATCCAATAATTATTAATGCAACAATTGTTACAACTTTAATCAGTGCAAACCAAAATTCGAGTTCTCCAAAAAGCTTTACTGTCAATAAATTAAGAAATAATAGCAGTACTAGACAGCCAATAGCGGGTACCCATTGCGGAATATTAAACCAATATTGTACATAGACACCGACGGCAATAATATCTGCCATCGCGGTCATTATCCAACAAAACCAGTAGGTCCAACCAGTGACATACCCAGCCCAAGGGCCGATGTACTCTGTGGCGAAATCTGTAAATGATGTATAGCCTGCGTTTGATAATAGTAGTTCGCCTAGTGCCCGCATGACAAAAAATAAGGCAATCCCAACAATGAGGTAAGCCAAAATAATCGAAGGCCCTGCTAAAGCAATCGCTTTACCTGATCCTAAAAATAAGCCAGTCCCAATTGTTCCGCCAATTGCAATAAGTTGCACATGGCGATTTTTTAATTCTCGTTTTAACTGATGTTGTTCCAAGTTTATTCCCCCATAAGATGCGTAGAAGCGCTAGCTGGAAAATAAAAAAGAGACTAGTAGCAACACTAGTCTCGTAAACGTCAGAATAAAAATACCGTGACTGAAGGTTTAGTTTGTAACATATCCAATGCAACATTCGTCGTGTGGTATAGCTTTCATGGTGAAAGTTTATCTTACTCCTCTGTCCTTTTGCCTGAGATAGTGAACCCTTCGGCGACGCTAATTGCGCTCTCTCCAGAAATGCTCCTGCTATAGTTTCATCCATAGCATTCATAGCTTCAATCTTTATTTTAAGATATTATTTATCCTACCAATGACGAGCCAATAATACAAGGGTCAATTTTCAGTAGTATGCAGGTAAAAAGAAGAATTGGTTTCATGATGATATATTTGTTACAAAAAATAGTTATTTTAGACATAGAGTAATAAATACATTATCATTATTTTTACAACTACAAAGCTAAAAGAGGTGGAGGAATGGAGCGAGTAAAAGAAGCAGCACGATTGTTAGCACAAGAAGGGGAGAGTGAACAGGCCAAATTATTATTGCTAGATGCATTTTCTGAACAGCCCAATTGTATTGTTGCGCATAATTTGGCAGATTACCATAAAGAACAGGATCAATACGAAGAAGCATATCACTATGCATTGCAGGCTGTTGCATGGCAACCAAAAACGTATTCCCCATATGCATTATTAGGCGAATTGTCTATGCGCCAAGGTGACAATCATTCGGCACAGCAATGGCTAGAAAAAGCATATAACCGATTTCAATCACCGGTCGTAGCGCATAATTTAGCAACTCTATACAAGGCACAACAAAAATATGAACAGGCTGCTCAGCTTTTTATAAAATCGTATGAAAGCGAGGACTATGGGCTGATGCATGCTGTCGAATGTTTTGTGTTAGCCAACGATTTTCAGCATGCTAAAAAGTGGATAGCAATCATTGAACAAGAACAGCAACGATTTATAGGTGAAGTAGAGCTAGGAGAGTTGTACGGGCGAATTGGAGATTATCAGAAATCCGCTATGTGGTATGCAAAAGGCTACCAACATTATGCCCATACAGGTGAATGGATCGCAGATTATGTATGGGTACTTCACCAATTAGGAGATGAAGCGCATAAGAAAGCAGTGATTGCAACGTTTATGGAGGAATGTACGCAAACAATAGCTGACTTGGCAAATAAGACGTTGGAATATGGCTGGACAGAAGAAGAAGTAGCAGAAGAGGAGGCGCAGCTTAGAGCGAATATGGAGCGGGTGAACAGTGCCCATTTACAGCACCACATTATGTTGCAAAATGAGCCGAGTATCGCTTCACGCTGTTATACTTTTTTCTGTCCGATGCATGATGAAGGACATGGTGACAGCGAACTAGATGGTTAGTCGTTAGACAACTACTATTATATAGAAGAAACTCTGAATATTAGCAAAAAGAATCCTTTACCAAAACATTTGGAAAGGATTCTTTTTATGAAAAAACCAAGCGCTAGTATCCTACTTCACTGAGGAAAGGACTATGTTAAATAGTCGCTATAGCCTGATTGAATTCACTTTGCTTATTGTTTTTTTGTTTTAATTTTACCAGTCCAATTACGGAAGCCGCCTTCAAGCTGGTAGATTTGATTGTAGCCACGTTTTTTTAGGTAAAGAGCAGCACGCGCGCTACGGCCTGTATTTTGACAGTATAAATATACTGGTAAATCTGGGCGGATTTCTTTATAACGTTGACGTAATGCTGTAGAAGGAACGTTTCGTGCGCCAAGGATATGACCTGCATCAAATTCTTTTTGTTCACGCACATCGATTAACTGCGCTTTACGGTAGCCTTCAATAAATTGTTCTTGTGTTAGGTTGGTTACGGCTTTTTTTAGTCGCATTGCATTAATCGCGATATATGCAATTAGCACTACTAAAACGACACCAATTGTGATAAGTATATCCAATTTCTTCTTACCCCTTTCTATCTTCTTTATTATTATAAAAGATGCGCTGGCGATAGTCCAATGAGTTTGATAAAATTAACTAGATTGTGGCTAGAAATGATTGATAGATGTAGGAGATGACATAATGACAACTTGGTATTTTCTAAATTCAGGAAAATGTAGTCCCTCTTTTAATATGGCACTAGATGAGGCATTGCTTGATTGGCATAGTGAGGGTTTAATTCCCCCTGTTATTCGTTTTTATGAGTGGGAGCCAGCGACATTGTCGATTGGTTATTTCCAACAAGCGAAAAGAGATATTAATTTAGATGCGTTACGTGAACAAGGAATAGGATTTGTTCGTCGTCCGACGGGTGGTCGAGCAGTATTACATGAACATGAGTTAACATATAGCGTTATTGTTACGGAAAGCTATCCAAATATGCCTGAATCCGTAACAGAGGCGTATCGAGTACTAAGTGAAGGGATATTGCAAGGCTTTCATAATTTAGGAATGGATGCCTATTTCAGTGTGCCTGACACAGAGGAAAAAAAGGCAGATTTGAAGCAGCCAAAAAGTGCCGTGTGTTTTGACGCACCGAGTTGGTATGAACTTGTCGTTGAAGGGAAAAAAATAGCGGGTAGTGCACAAACTCGTCAAAAAGGTGTTATTTTGCAACATGGCGCGATTTTACTTGATCTTGATGAGGATAAATTATTATCTGTTTTTAATTTTTCAAGTGAAGCAGCGAAAGAACGTATGCGCAAAAAGCTACCAGAGAAGGCAGTTGCCATTAATAGTCTTGTAAAAGAACCTGTGTCTATTGAACAATGTGTCACTGCTTTTCGAGATGGTTTTGCAAAATCGTTGCAAATTGAATTAAAACCATTTACACTTTCTGAGGAGCAATTAAAATATGTGCATGAGTTAGCGGAAAAAAAATATGCGCATGATGATTGGAACTTTAAAAAGTAAAATGTGGTATAAGAAAAATATTTTTTCACCGTTTAAACCTTGTAATGGCAAGCAGTAACCAATCTATCCGAAATTGCAAGAGTTGAATTTAAAAACTATATATAGTATCTTTTTAAAAGCGACATACACAATATGTAGTGTTTAACGGCACATGATATTGTGTATTTATTATTGTAAGGGGAGGCAAAACGATGGTACTTACAAATCATCAACCCGATGTAAACAAACAAATTGAACAGTTAAACAAAGATATTGAGCAATTCCCACAGGTTCACCCTGTCACGCCTGATATGCATATCACACATAAAGGTGTATCAAGACTTGTGATGATCGACCGCTACTCGTTTAAGGATACGGAAAAGAAAACGCTAAAAGCTGGTGATTTCGTCGTATTAACAGTGAAGGCAGATCCAAAATTCCCCGCACGTGGTTTAGGAACAATTCAACATATTGATAAGGCTACAAAAACAGCAGATATTTTGATTGAAGAAGACTACCGTAGCGCATTAGATGATCCAAAAGAGCAAGAAACAGGTGTGATTACACGTTCAATTGACGTGCTAGAAAAGCCTCTTGAAATTTTTTATGAACAAATTGCTAAACGAAATGCAACAGGGCTTGCTTCTGTTGAAAAAACAGCTGAAAAACGACAAGAATGGTTTGAAAAATTTTATCAGCAACTCGTTTCATTAAAATTTGTACCAGCTGGTCGTGTCATATATGGAGCAGGATCTGAAACAGATGTAACTTTCTTTAACTGCTATGTAATGCCGTTTGTAGCGGACTCACGTGAAGGAATCAGTGATCACCGCAAGCAAGTAATGGAAATTATGAGCCGTGGTGGTGGTGTAGGAACAAATGGTTCGACACTTCGTCCTCGCAACACGTTAGCACGTGGTGTGAACGGTAAATCGTCAGGTTCGGTATCATGGCTAGATGACATTGCAAAACTGACTCACCTTGTCGAACAGGGTGGATCCCGTTAACCAAAACGGCGGGATTAAAATCTCGTGAATTGCTGGAACACCCTGAGAGCTTTTCTTGCTACAACGTAAACTGTGAAGTTAAACGTGAATGCTTAAAAAAAGAAAAGATTGGGCAATCAGCAGCGAAGCATCTGGGGAAACACAGATGAACGTTCAACGACTATTGAAACTTCCTAAACTTTTAATACCACTTTGGAGGTGTAAGCATGGAAGAAGTAAATCGTAATGTACGGAGACGTCCTTACGAGGCGCGAGACAAAGAACGATTGATTAAAAAAATTATTGAGTTACATGAAGATGGAATGAGCCAAGTAGATATTGCGAAAATGCTCAGTATCGGTAGAGGAACAATTCTTAGATGGAACAAAGAATTAGAACTTTTTAAACCGAGAACACCTGGTGAAGCAGGTAAGCTGAAAAATAAAAAATACCATTATAATGAAAACTACTTTAAACAAGTTGATACAGCAAATAAGGCTTATTTAGTTGGCTATATAACCGGAGATGGAACCATTTTTGATCGTGGGACTTCTAAACGCTTAGTGTTATCACTTGCAGAGCAAGATCGACAACTACTTGAAGATATCGCTAAAGAATTATATATGTTGAATGCCATTAAATTTCGACGACGGAGAGCATCCAATGAACAAAATAAATATGCCTTAACAATTAATTCAACAGAAATGTGTAATGATTTAATACAATTAGGGATTACACCACGAAAAACAGGGTTTGAACGTTGGGTTAACTTTGGAAGAGAAGATTTACAGTGGGCATATTTAAGAGGTTTTTTTGATGCCGATGGTCATATTTCAAGTCGAGGAAGACTGGGGTTTACAGGAAATAGTCAAATGCTCCTGTCGTTGCTACAATTTCTACATGATAATCAATTAGCTTTATCTGTTCATAAACTTTATCCAAAACAAGGTTGCGTAGACTTGTACATCACTAGAAAAGATGATGTGAAAAAGATTGCTCAACAGTTATATAAGTTTGGCTCCATTCAACTCAATCGAAAATATGAAAAAATCAAATCTTTCTTTGATGATATAGTCTGATCTTATGTGAAAGCATAAGAATGTGGCAGAAATGACCACATCTGAAAGGTATTTCAATATACTTTTTTGTAACAAAAAGCGTGGGGCACAAATGATTATGCTGGCAGATTGGCATCCTGATATCGTGGAATTTATTATTTCAAAAATGCAAAATCCACGTATTTTACGATACCTAATGGAAAATACAGCAGATGAGACGATTATTCGTCTAGCGAAAGAAAAATTAAACTTTAAGCCGCTTTCAATGCAAGAAGAAGCAATGTATCAAGGCATTGTGAATTATAAAGGCATCGAAGGCTTAGGCGGATTCGATAGTGGCATTATTCGTGAAGCCGAAAATAAATTGCGTGACGGTGGAACGTACACAGTTCATAACCCAGAATTTTTAACGGGTGCTAATATTTCTGTAACGTTAACGAAAGAATTTATGGAAGCTGTTGAAGCGGACGCTGAATTCGATCTGCGTTTCCCAGCGGTTGAAGAATATACAAAAGAAGAAATGGCTGTTTACAATAGTGAGTGGCATAAAGTTGGAGACGTACGTGAATGGGAGAAGATGGGCTATAAAGTACGCACATATCGTACGATTAAAGCAAAAGAGCTTTGGAATCTTATTAACGTCTGTGCAACATATTCGGCAGAGCCAGGGATTTTCTTTATTGACAATGCCAACGATATGACAAACGCGAAAGCATATGGTCAAAGTGTTGTTGCGACGAATCCTTGCGGTGAACAACCACTAGCACCATATTCAGTGTGTAACTTAGCTGCTGTCAACTTAGCGCAGTTTGCCAATAAAGAAAATCAAACAGTTGATTACGAAGCATTACGTGAAACGGTTCGTGTTGGTGTTCGTATGCAAGATAACGTAATCGATGCAACGCCGTATTTCCTTGAAGAAAACCGTGTACAAGCTCTTGGTGAACGTCGAGTTGGCTTAGGAGTAATGGGCTTAGCGGATTTACTTATTTATTGTGAAAAAGAATATGGCTCAGAAGCGGGCAATGCACTTGTAGATGAAATCTTTAAAACAATTGCAGAAACTGCTTACGAGGCTTCTACAGAGCTTGCAAAAGAACGTGGCAGCTTCCCATTCCTAGTAGGGGCGACAGAGGAAGAAACGGCACGTTTACGTAAAGCCTTTACAGAAACAGGCTTTATGCAAAAAATGCCAGCGCACATTAAAGAGCAAATTTTAGCAACAGGTATACGTAACTCGCATTTACTAACAGTAGCGCCAACAGGATCGACAGGAACAATGGTAGGCGTAGCAACGGGTCTAGAACCATACTTCTCGTTCACATACTATCGTTCTGGTCGTCTAGGCAAGTTTATTGAAGTAAAAGCAGAAATCGTTCAAGAATACTTAGACCGTCATCCAGAAGCATCTGAAGATCAGTTACCTGAATGGTTTGTGACGGCAATGGAATTAAAACCAGAGGCGCATGCGGATGTGCAATGCATTATCCAAAAATGGATTGATTCGTCGATTTCTAAAACAGTAAATGCACCGAAAGGCTATACGGTCGAACAAGTTGAAAAAGTGTACGAGCGCCTTTATAAAGGTGGCGCTAAAGGTGGTACGGTCTATGTTGATGGTAGCCGTGATTCACAAGTGCTGACACTAAAAGCAGAAGAAAATGATATGGATCAATTATCATTTGAAGAAGAATTAGTAGAAGAGCATGCAAAACGTCCAGTCGTATTAGTGGATACGATCCAAGCACTTGAGTCAACAACAGTTATCGGCTCAGATGTAGGGAACACATGCCCAGTTTGTCGTAAAGGCACAGTCGAAGAAATGGGTGGCTGTAACACATGTACAAACTGTGGTGCACAATTAAAATGCGGTTTGTAAAATAAAACCTAATGTAAACCACCTCACCTCTATAGATGATTAGAGATGAGGTGGTTTTCTATTGGATAATTGTGTTAGTATTGTTCTGAATAGTAATGAAGAAAGTAACTTCAACTAAATCCATTTGGGTGGAGTGTTATTTTTTTCGAATCAGCGTTTCTCCAAGCGCGATTCCAACTGTAACAACTAAAATTGTTAGAATTAACAGAGCTTGTAAAATAAAATACCCAACTTGATCGAACATCGTATCTCTCCTCTTTTCTTAATAATACCTTCTATTATGAAATATTTACTTCCTAATTGAAGGGTCAAACGAACGAATAAAGCTCCCAATCAGTTCGATTTTTATCATATAGTTTACTTCATTAACATCAGATATATGCAGTTGTTGTAATATTTCTTTAACGACAGGACGTTCAATATTTAATCAGCCTGCTGATTTTCTTAAGCGAACTAGGTGAAAGAGGATATTCTTTTAATAGGATTGAATATATCGTTAGCATAGCGATTAAGAAAAAGGTTCTCAATAAAAGGAGGAAACGACAAGTTGAAAGTGCTTTGTAAAGCTTGTAAATTAGAAATTTCTGAATCATTAATAGAATTAAAAGATTTAAATTTGATTAATAAAAATGATGGTCAAGATTACATTCCTAGAGGCTTCTATTTAATTCAACAAGAGACAGCTTACGATATAGTAAAAGGTTCTATCATTATTAACATCAAGGATTTAATCAATTCAAAACGCCATTCAAATAGAAGCAGATTAAATGGTTGTTGTGGTCTTGATGGTTGTGATGGAATGAATAGGGTCTGCTTGCATAATCACGAAATTGCTACAGAATACTCTGATTGTTGGAGGATCCATCAAGTGATATTCAACCCAGAGTTAGTAGAACTTATTTAACACTTACATATTAAACGACGAAGAGCCGTGTAGAAACCTGTATCTATGATTACGTGTGTAATTCATAAATACAGGTTTTTTTGTCAAACTTTTAAAATACTATTTTTAAAAATTTGAACCTATAATCATTTACTAATCGTCTAATAGCAGAATTTAAGAGAGGAAGGGAGGGTAGTAGATGGACAGAACAGAAAAAGATTTCTTATTAGAAAAAATGATGATTGAATATGGTGATGAGTTGGTACGATTGGCATTTTCTTATGTAAAAGATACTGAAATTGCGAAGGATATGGTGCAAAATACGTTTATCAAATGCTACAAAAACGTGGATACGTTTCGCTATGATGCCCATATAAAGACATGGCTCTATCGTATTGCAATTAACGAATGTAAAGATTATTTAAAAAGTTGGCATTTCAAAATGGTACAAGTAAAAAGTTTTATTCATGAAACAGCGAAGTCGATTTACCCATCAACAGAAAAAACAGTAATCGATAAATACAATAATGAAGAACTAAAGGATACCATCTTTTCTCTGCCAAAAGTGTATCGGGAAGTGGTGTATCTCTACTACTACGAATCGTTAAAGACAGATGAAATTGCTGAAGTATTGGATATTCCAATGAATACAGTGAAAACGAGATTAAGAAGAGCCAAACAACGATTAGAGTCGATGATAAAGGAGGCTGAATTGAATGGAAGATAAGCGATTAAGAGATAAAATGCAGAAGATTTCTAATCAAGATTTAAGATTTACGCAAGAAGACCGACAAAAGGTTTTTGAACAAATTCGTAGGTTGGAAAAGAAGCACCGAGTAAAAAAGAAGTCTCTTGTTCCTTTTTCAAAAAAGATTGTGCCAGTGCTCATTTCATTATTAGTGCTAGGCTTATGTCTAGTTTTATTTATGCCATCGATGTTGCCTAAGAGCTTTCATGAAGATGGGAACAATAGTGCAACAGTAGTTCAGGAAGATCAAATTGTCACTACTTTAATTACGGTGAAAGCAGAACAGGAGGACGATAGAATACCTCTAAATCTTTTACTCACATATAGCAAAGAGAAAAACGCTATGAAAGTTCTGTCGATTCCTCGTGAAACGTATGCACCGATAGCGAACAATGATGGGACTACAGTGTACGATAAATTATTATTTGCTTATGCTTTTGGTTCAGGAGGAGCAGAAAATGTAAGAACGACCGTTTCCAACCTATTTAATTTACCCATTGATTATTATGCGGTCATCGACTTAGAGACCTTTTCAGCATGGATCGCATCTATAAACGGTATAGATTATGACTTGCAAGAAGATACTCGCGTAAGAGCTATCACGAAAGTAGGATTAGATTTCAAAAAAGGAACGAATCGTTTAAATGGAGAAGAGGTAGTGGCATTAATGATGGCTGCTACAGACGGGAGAAATTTAAAGGAAGAAAACTTATTAAATCTTATTCAAATTGTGGTGAATAAAACGAAAAACGAAATGGCACAATCGAAATTAAAA
This genomic interval from Lysinibacillus sphaericus contains the following:
- a CDS encoding LAGLIDADG family homing endonuclease, with the translated sequence MEEVNRNVRRRPYEARDKERLIKKIIELHEDGMSQVDIAKMLSIGRGTILRWNKELELFKPRTPGEAGKLKNKKYHYNENYFKQVDTANKAYLVGYITGDGTIFDRGTSKRLVLSLAEQDRQLLEDIAKELYMLNAIKFRRRRASNEQNKYALTINSTEMCNDLIQLGITPRKTGFERWVNFGREDLQWAYLRGFFDADGHISSRGRLGFTGNSQMLLSLLQFLHDNQLALSVHKLYPKQGCVDLYITRKDDVKKIAQQLYKFGSIQLNRKYEKIKSFFDDIV
- a CDS encoding lipoate--protein ligase family protein; this translates as MTTWYFLNSGKCSPSFNMALDEALLDWHSEGLIPPVIRFYEWEPATLSIGYFQQAKRDINLDALREQGIGFVRRPTGGRAVLHEHELTYSVIVTESYPNMPESVTEAYRVLSEGILQGFHNLGMDAYFSVPDTEEKKADLKQPKSAVCFDAPSWYELVVEGKKIAGSAQTRQKGVILQHGAILLDLDEDKLLSVFNFSSEAAKERMRKKLPEKAVAINSLVKEPVSIEQCVTAFRDGFAKSLQIELKPFTLSEEQLKYVHELAEKKYAHDDWNFKK
- a CDS encoding tetratricopeptide repeat protein, with the protein product MERVKEAARLLAQEGESEQAKLLLLDAFSEQPNCIVAHNLADYHKEQDQYEEAYHYALQAVAWQPKTYSPYALLGELSMRQGDNHSAQQWLEKAYNRFQSPVVAHNLATLYKAQQKYEQAAQLFIKSYESEDYGLMHAVECFVLANDFQHAKKWIAIIEQEQQRFIGEVELGELYGRIGDYQKSAMWYAKGYQHYAHTGEWIADYVWVLHQLGDEAHKKAVIATFMEECTQTIADLANKTLEYGWTEEEVAEEEAQLRANMERVNSAHLQHHIMLQNEPSIASRCYTFFCPMHDEGHGDSELDG
- a CDS encoding LCP family protein, translating into MEDKRLRDKMQKISNQDLRFTQEDRQKVFEQIRRLEKKHRVKKKSLVPFSKKIVPVLISLLVLGLCLVLFMPSMLPKSFHEDGNNSATVVQEDQIVTTLITVKAEQEDDRIPLNLLLTYSKEKNAMKVLSIPRETYAPIANNDGTTVYDKLLFAYAFGSGGAENVRTTVSNLFNLPIDYYAVIDLETFSAWIASINGIDYDLQEDTRVRAITKVGLDFKKGTNRLNGEEVVALMMAATDGRNLKEENLLNLIQIVVNKTKNEMAQSKLKELSTQIEANIPLEQLFENKINLHSIKSVSLSAGIRDDMIDGKYYVTFEKDFLTAISEELTTFE
- a CDS encoding amino acid permease, whose amino-acid sequence is MEQHQLKRELKNRHVQLIAIGGTIGTGLFLGSGKAIALAGPSIILAYLIVGIALFFVMRALGELLLSNAGYTSFTDFATEYIGPWAGYVTGWTYWFCWIMTAMADIIAVGVYVQYWFNIPQWVPAIGCLVLLLFLNLLTVKLFGELEFWFALIKVVTIVALIIIGLFMLFTGFQTTSGTVSVNNLWAHGGLFPNGIYGFLMAFQMVVFAFVGVELVGVSAAETADPKKNIPSAINKIPLRILLFYVGALTVILCINPWYEMSATSSPFVQVFSLAGIPIAAGIINFVVLTSAASAGNSGLFSTSRMLYNLGRHKQASASFAKLNKNSVPSNALVLSAIVVSIGALLSKLMPENAFSVVTTISAICFIWVWSIILISHIIYKRKNRALHEASIFKAPLTPFVNYLVLAFFAFLLVIMLISEATRTALLLTPIWFIVLFILYKSKNINNR
- a CDS encoding rhodanese-like domain-containing protein, with the protein product MDILITIGVVLVVLIAYIAINAMRLKKAVTNLTQEQFIEGYRKAQLIDVREQKEFDAGHILGARNVPSTALRQRYKEIRPDLPVYLYCQNTGRSARAALYLKKRGYNQIYQLEGGFRNWTGKIKTKKQ
- a CDS encoding sigma-70 family RNA polymerase sigma factor, with protein sequence MDRTEKDFLLEKMMIEYGDELVRLAFSYVKDTEIAKDMVQNTFIKCYKNVDTFRYDAHIKTWLYRIAINECKDYLKSWHFKMVQVKSFIHETAKSIYPSTEKTVIDKYNNEELKDTIFSLPKVYREVVYLYYYESLKTDEIAEVLDIPMNTVKTRLRRAKQRLESMIKEAELNGR